A genomic region of Dermochelys coriacea isolate rDerCor1 chromosome 18, rDerCor1.pri.v4, whole genome shotgun sequence contains the following coding sequences:
- the ANGPTL7 gene encoding angiopoietin-related protein 7, which yields MPLKVTMQLAWLCVITLSLAIYPAWLQKSPKKRTTNGNTQLKMMGCCNEMKELKLQIANLSTMLGALSKKQEDDWVNVVMKVMELEGSTKQMETRLIGAESKYSEINSQIDIMQLQAAQMVTQTSADAVYDCSSLYQKNYRISGVYKLPPDEFLGSPDLEVHCDMETDGGGWTIIQRRKVGLISFNRDWKQYKEGFGNIRGDFWLGNENIYRLSRRPTMLRVELEDWEGNIRYAQYNQFTLSNELNSYRLFLGNYTGNTGHDSLRYHNNTAFSTKDKDNDKCVDHCAKFRKGGYWYNCCTDSNLNGVYYRKGENTKNMDGITWYGWHGSTYSLKRVEMKIRPEDFKP from the exons ATGCCATTGAAAGTCACTATGCAACTAGCATGGCTCTGTGTTATCACCTTGTCCTTGGCCATCTACCCAGCGTGGCTGCAGAAGTCTCCCAAGAAGAGAACGACCAACGGGAACACCCAGCTCAAAATGATGGGCTGCTGCAATGAGATGAAAGAGCTCAAGCTGCAGATAGCCAACCTGAGCACCATGTTGGGGGCGCTGAGCAAAAAGCAGGAAGACGACTGGGTGAATGTGGTTATGAAGGTGATGGAGCTGGAAGGGAGCACCAAGCAGATGGAGACCCGGCTCATCGGTGCCGAGAGCAAGTACTCCGAAATTAACAGCCAGATAGACATCATGCAGTTGCAGGCAGCCCAGATGGTCACACAAACCTCAGCTG ATGCTGTCTATGACTGCTCATCCCTTTACCAGAAGAATTATAGAATCTCTGGGGTTTACAAGCTGCCTCCTGATGAATTCTTGGGGAGCCCCGACCTAGAG GTGCACTGCGACATGGAGACAGATGGTGGTGGCTGGACCATCATCCAGAGGCGCAAAGTTGGCCTGATCTCTTTCAACAGAGATTGGAAACAATACAAGGAAGGATTTGGCAACATCCGGGGAGATTTCTGGCTAGGGAATGAAAATATCTATCGGCTCTCCAGACGCCCAACCATGCTGCGAGTAGAGCTGGAG GACTGGGAAGGCAACATCCGCTACGCACAATATAACCAGTTCACCTTGAGCAATGAGTTGAATAGCTACCGCCTTTTCCTGGGGAACTACACCGGCAACACAGGGCATGACTCCCTAAGGTACCACAACAACACAGCCTTCAGCACCAAGGACAAGGACAACGACAAGTGCGTGGATCACTGTGCCAAGTTCCGTAAAG GTGGATACTGGTACAATTGCTGCACAGACTCCAACCTGAATGGGGTTTACTACCGCAAAGGGGAAAACACCAAAAACATGGATGGAATCACCTGGTATGGCTGGCACGGCTCAACTTACTCCCTGAAAAGAGTCGAGATGAAGATCCGGCCAGAGGACTTCAAACCCTAG